The nucleotide sequence aagtgggcatatatggggcaAAACGGTATCACAAGTGATCTGGTCCCAAGTTgtgaagggctttatatactaacagcAACACCTTGGGAGAAGAaatggctaaggagtaaaccctagaCAAATCCGGAATGGAATACCTGAGAATGCTGGATGGTGCGTTTAGCAACTCCTGCTGGTGCCAAACgccttgttctgctttcctttcacaCCGGAGGTCTGCccagatgtattgctctgctttcctctggaccacatcagtgaggccaagaggcgggtatggtcatctgggcagcccaggacctccatacacgctgcccaggcttgcacctggGCGtggtcacttgggtgctgctaaaaaacacaggaggcagcagttgcaAGTTAcgtgtctctgcagccacagcaggcgctgcgatTCCCCatctgtttgacttcacccccggaggcgcactccattgtcgacagatgccaacaaaaattTCATTTTAATTCTTTGCATTCTGTGAGTTGCTCCGAGAGCCTTGCCAGAGCCCCAGAAAGTCattaatttttttgcaaaaggAGCAAAACGCTGAAAGCTTGTGCgcgatctctcccccccccccccccggtacacGCGTCTTTACGCAGCCACCTTTCTCCCCTGTCTCTAACTAGGAGGATGTCAACACCAGACGCCCCTCCTTACGTCTCTGTCTCCTCCTCCGGAAACAGCCTTTTCAcacgctctttctctctcccatccCAGCTTCTAAGATCAGTTTTTCTTCTCGAAagtctattgtgtgtgtgttttggtgggGGCGCGCGACAGGTTCCCGGGGAAGAGCGAGCCGGGTTCTTGGTGAGTTACAACTCTGAACTGCAAGCGGGGGATGGAAAACAATTGATCCCCAAAGTGGgatgtggggaggaagaggggaatGTTGCATCGTTTCATGAAGCGGCCAGAGAGGGGCTCGATCGATGGGGCGGCGGGTCGAATCATTTCTTTGCATTGCCTCCTAATGTCACAACCTAAAATAGACGTGCGAGTCTAGGAAAGATTCCGGAAAGGATAACCAAAATGATCCGGACGATGGAACAGCTCTGCTGCGGAGGAAAGATTAGGAATACATCGAGGGCTTTTTTATTTTGGAGAAAAGGCGAGTCAGGGGTGTGGGACCTGGTTGAAGGGGTctaggacatagctgtcaactttttcctttttttaagggaaattcccttattctgaataggattcctcgcaagaaaagggaaaagttgacagctatggtctaggATTAcgtatggctggctggctggctgttgtAACCTTTCTCCTTCTAAACCAGGTTCTATTACTGCATACAATCAATGTACAATCTAAGTGCCCAAAATGCCACAAACATCAGTGTTTAAATAGTTACcgtaatttttaaaacatttctaaaataaaaccATATTACCACTACAGAGCCGAATAAGTATTATAAATAGATGGAAAAGGTGCTTAATAATGGGAGCAGATACTTTGACGGGGCTCTGACTTGTTCTAGATTTCCTTTAAAGCTTTTTCTTGTCACTTTTCcttaaaatgcattcattttatGTCTTCAGAAATACATGCAATCAGTTCCCTGCCTTGCAACTCCTGACTCCCTTCGGATATAATAAGTTGCCAGCCTCCACTATTTTATACTTTTTCTAAAACTCTCTCCCTCCTTAAACATCTTTTAACATCATTTAACTGTCTCCCATGCTTTCCTTTATTAGATCTAATATTAGGCTTCTGATATTTCGATCTTGTTGACTTGCACttgtcattattgttgttgtttagtcgtgtccgactctttgtgtccccatggagcagagcacgccaggcactcctgtcttccactgcctcccgcagtttggtcaaactcatgctggtagcttcgagaacactgtccaaccatctcgtcctctgtcgcccccttctccttgtgccctccatctttcccaacatcagggtcttttccagggagtcttctcttctcatgaggtggccaaagtactgcagcctcagcttcaggatctgtccttccagcgagcactcagggcggatttccttaagaatggataggtttgatcttcttgcagtccatgggactctcaagagtctcctccagcaccagaattcaaaagcatcaattcttcagcaatcagccttctttatggtccagctctcacttctatacatcactacagttgtacctcaggttacacacgcttcaggttacatacgcttcaggttatagactctgctgacccagaaatattacctcgggttaagaactttgcttcaggatgagaacagaaatcgtgcagcggcagcaggaggccccattagctaaagtggcgcttcaggttaagaacagtttcaagttaagaacagacctccagaacgaattaagttcttaaactgaggtatcactgtactgggaaaaccatagctttgactatatgggcctttgttggcaaggtgaggtctctgctttctaacaccccagaggacacgatcacacttcaaaacgaccttgtcagattagagaactgggccaaaacaaacaagatgaactttaacagggagaaatgaaaagtattgcacttgggcaaaaaaaataagaggcacaaatacaagatgggggacacctggcttgagagcagtacatgtgaaaaggatctaggagtcttggttgaccacaaacttgacatgagccaacagtgtgacgcagcagctaaaaaaagccaatgcaattctgggctgcatcaataggagtatagcatctagatcaagggaagtaatagtgccactgtattctgctctggtcagacctcacctggagtactgtgtccagttctgggcaccacagttcaagaaggacactgacaaactggaacgtgtccagaggagggcaaccaaaatggtcaaaggcctggaaacgatgccttatgaggaacggctaagggagctgggcatgtttagcctggagaagaggaggttaaggggtgataggatagccatgttcaaatatataaaaggatgtcatatagaggagggagaaaggttgttttctgctgctccagagaagcggacacggagcaatggatccaaactacaagaaagaagattccacctaaacattaggaagaacttcctgacagtaagagctgtttgacagtggaatttgctgccaaggagtgtggtggagtctccttctttggaggtctttaagcagaggcttgacaaccatatgtcaggagtgctctgatggtgtttcctgcttggcagggggttggactccatggcccttgtggtctattccaactctatgattctatgattctataagatgCTGTcgaggtttgtcattgcttttctcccaagaagcagacgccTTTtattttcgtgactgctgtcaccatcttgtCATTATAGAGTCTCACAAACACAGTGGAGAGATCAGCCAAGGTGTCCCCAGGATGAAAAGGGAGGATCAAGACTCTGTGAACTGCATGGTGAAGACTGGGTTTGGAGGGGCAGGAGCCGCACCTCATGCCCCACAACCAAAGAGCGCCAGGGAATTCCACCTAAGGAGGCCGGAAGAACAGATCAAACAGGAAAAGGACGAGGGAAAGTttaagacaggggtctgcaacctgcggctccggagccgcatgtggctcttttacacctttgccgcggctccgggacagatactagcaaggggaggaggcgcattgtgcgccccgacactccccactgtggtgggcgctgtactggctgtgacgtcgcatgggggcggtgcgtgcggtagtcatgcaccgtcccgacgtcaccttcccacccgctgtcagatcggagggcagcggcgcgcatgcaggtctatatttgttttaaatgtcgcaatggttttgtggctcccagggtttttttcttcggaaatgagtccaagtggctctttttgtcttaaaggttgcagacccctggtttaagaGGTGGGAAACCCAGTGGGAGGAGTTCCTGACGACAGCGGAGTCTCCCCACTCAAGCTGGGGGACCCCACGGTTGCCGGAGGAGCCCACCCCCTGGGACGACGCCAAGGCCTTCCTGGCCTCCTTCGAGCAAGTAGCCGAAGCCTGCCGCTGGCCCCAGGAAGAGTGGGTGACCTGGCTCCTGCCGGCCCTCCGGGGAGAAGCCGAGCGGGCCTTCAGCAGGCTGGAGGGCCGGGACAGAGAGGATTATGGGAAAGTGAAGGCGGCCATTTTGTGGCAGGACGCCATGCGGAGGGAGAAGCAGCGCCAGCACTTCCGTTGcctctgctaccaggaggccgaggggcCGAGGGGGGCTTACAGCCGGCTCTGGGAGCTTTGCCACGGGTGGTTAAAGGTCGAGAAgcacaccaaggagcagatcctggagctgctggTTCTGGAGCAGCTCCTGACCATCCTGCCCCGGGAAAtgcagagctgggtgagggagcaCAGCCCCGAGACCTgcgcccaggcggtggccctggccgaggaCTTCCTCCTGAGGCAGCGAGAGGCcgagagagaggagaaacaggTGAGGCCGTTTCACAGCTACCTCACACTGTCAGAccatcggtccatctagctcagtgttgtttgacacgggctggcagcagctgtctaggATACTTATTTGCATGTtttgtcttgtattttattctgtgaaccaccctgaggtctTTCGATGAAGGGCGGAATAtaaacctaatacagtggtacctcgggttacagatgtttcaggttacagactccactaacccagaaatagtaccttgggttaagaactttgcttcaggatgagaacagaaatcgtgctccggaggcgcggcagcagcaggaggccccattagctaaagtggtgcttcaggttaagaacagtttcaggttaagtacggacctccagaacgaattaagttcttaacctgaggcaccactgtaagtaaataaataaattttcagaCTGGGAGTGGTTCCCAGCCCTACGTAGAGAGGCCAGGGATCAGGACCTGCACACAAGGCAGATGTAGAAGGTAcaaagttcagtccctggcagcatctccaggtgaagCTGGGAATGTCCGCTGCCTGAAATGgcggaaagctgctgccagccagtgttgacaatactgagctaggtagaccaatagtctgactctgtAGGAGGCAGCTGCCTATGTAGCCAATGTGGAGtttgcccctggcagaaccggcCCAATTGTGATCCctagccacagacaaattagttcttctttccacctctcctccaaccccccccattcaattccctctctattattattattattattaataataataataataataataattattattattatttatttctaccccacccatatggctgggtttccctagccgctCTAGGCGACGtccaacaaaagatttaaaaaaccatttcttatgaggcaataatcaatatttatatttatgaacATATTTTTAGCTGCTTTTGCCTAGCGCTTTTGCTTTTTACCTagtgggggcccacctcaccaccccctagctacggccctgcCTACAGGGCAAGATCTtaaatttaaaaaggggggggaataattttaaTTCACAAATTTCAGTATCATAAAGCacaaaaatagcaaaacaaacagtTGCAGATCCTTGATGTGTTGCTGTGACAGTATATGATTGGAAAGAAGCGATGAGCATTAAAACTGGGTAAGCAGTAAAAAATACTGGTATCgaaactggcggaaatgactggcagaatccgagaccagggagaagagtcggtggaagaagattggaaaaagtttaaagtctacctacagaaatactgtaaaattaatgaatgttagaatgatgttggataagaagttaagtggtttttagctataatgctataaggaatatgaaaaaatggattattaatacgttaaaatttaaggttaaaatattttaagattaaagattaggataaacaaagagggaaaggatttgctgaattaacaaattgaattggaatacaaaaaagggaggtgtgaggaggtctgggaagcaagcaaatgaaagataagtaatggaaagatggaattgtttttaactatttttattttgtatttttcttttttcattttgtaacactttaaaaatcttaataaatatctttaaaaaaataaaaaaatactggtATCGGACATAGCCCCTCCCAAATCCAGGGTGGGTAGTTGGACTTGTGGAACTCTCAAGAGGATCATTTATGTAAGTTGGGAATACAAACCATACTGTGTCAAATTGACTCAGTGCAGTTTGGCCTCTCGCTCTCCATGTAtcaggcaattattattattattattattattattattattattattattattattattatttattgaatttatatactgtcatatatccgggggtctcagggcggtttacagaataaaatcaagatataaaaccacaaattacataatgaaaataaaagcaacaacccaatgcCAATACACAATCACTAAGCCCTGTGCCCAACTCCCCATTCCCCTGTCATTTCCCCTACATTAATCCCCTAGTTTCCCCTTCCCACCTTAGGTaactgttgtaagctgcccaggagggtggggtataaataataaaattattattattactgttgtaaCTACTAAGCTCACTTGTCACCTTCCCAATCCCGTTTCTTCCTGCAAATCCAGGATGGTGGTGTGGCTCTACACATCCTCCAATGGGGGCtgcgtgatgacagccttactTTTTTATGTATATGGGGAGAAAAATCAGAAACCCATTTTCCAGCCACCAGCTACTGTTGAGCTGTCTGCAGCAGGGAGGGAAAATAGGAGATGATAGGAGACGAGGAGATTATGCAGATGACATAAtcaattttaaattttgtatccTGTATGCCTTCATAATCGAAAGTCACTCTGGGACGTTTTGTAGTAAATGACAAATAAACTCATGTCATCCCCATCCCCATCATCTTGCCCTTTGTCTTCCATCCAGATCCTGATGCCGTTTGTGGAGGTGGCTGTGAGTTTTTCCGAGGCAGGCCCGGCCTCGGCCAACCTCAAACCGAGGGAGCTGTGCCTGGAAACTAAGCCAGGAGGTGAAACCGTCCTTTTGGGTAAGTCTGCTCCCTTGCCCTCGAGTCTTCGGatgctcatagaatcataaagttggaagggagaaaaacagaagacagaaaaacagttaaaaacaacagttaattgaataacagtcacaacagaatggaatgcctctctcGTGTGACCCACAGTCAGCCAATCACATAAGAGCTACTGCCAAAGGAAAAACTCCATGCTAAAAACAGACAACATAATTCAACATAAGcagcttcttctttggcgatcactcataggtgagtaagattgtcttccagaaACACGGTtgtaacagtgagtccataagtgactttggaggccaattctggatccctatgtccttccacagtgggaacataggtttccgggcgggagttgatcatggtgagggtttgccaagtatgtcttccttttagcacatttctccctttcctcttgagtttgagcatcttcaaaacccatgacacctttgataaaggctgttctccaattggagcactcgcaggccagtgtttcccagcttttttagatttgccttgagacagtctttaaacctcttttgttgaccaccagcattacgctttccatttttaagttcggaatagagtagtcactttggaagacgatcattagGCATCCGCACAACGTGACCAgttcaacgaagttgatgttgagaaAACATGCCCATTTTAGAAAATTAAACTGTTAACGTTATTTACAGTAGCTGGCTTTTTTCTCTCATTTGCCCCAGATTATGGACAAGGAGATGaaagcaaagaaaataaatacCATCTTGAGGATCTAAAGCCCATGGAGCCTTCtcaaaggagagccagagaaaGCTTTCCTCAGGATCACGGGGAAGAGGGAGCCTTTGAGGATGAGCACAGACCTCGGGGGCAGCTGGCTGACCACTGCCTCGGGAATGCAATGATGGATCGATCCATTTCCTCCATGTTGGATGAAGAGGCTTTCCATGggagcctcaggtggcagaaatcAGACTCCCTCAGTGTCCCAGAGGAAGCTTTCCAGCAGGGCCCCATCACGCATGATGCTCAGGAGGGGTCCTACCAGTGCGCAGAGTGTGGGAAGGTCCTCAGCTGCAAGGACCATCTCAAGAGGCACCAGCAGATCCACACGAGGAAGAAGAAGGCCCACCAATGCTCCTACTGCGGGAAGTGCTTCCGCCAGAGGTCGGACCTCGTCTTCCACGagaggatccacacgggggagaagccgcaCAAATGCTCCGCCTGCGGGAAGAACTTCCGCTGCACTTGCCAGCTGATCATCCACGAGAGGACGCACACCcgggagaagccctacaagtgttccgcctgtgggaagagcttcagccagaacGCCAACCTCACGGTGCACCTGAGGACCCACACCGgtgagaagccctacaagtgctccgtttgtgggaagagcttcatccAGAAATCCCACCTCGTGAAACACGAGAGAATCCACACCGGGAAGAAGGCGTGCCGTTGCTTAGCTTGGAAAGAGCTTCCGCCGGAATGAGCTCCTTCCCGTCCGCAATGGCTGCTTTGCTGgaggagagctggaccataaagaaggctggtcgctgaagaatggatgcttttgaatttatggtgctggaggagactcttgagagtcccatggactgcaagaagatcaaacctctccattctgaaggaaattagccctgagtgctcactggaaggacagatcctgaagctgaggctccaatactttggccacctcatgagaagagaagattccctggaaaagaccttgatgttgggaaagatggagggcacaaggagaaggggacgacagaggacgaaatggttggacagtgttctcgaagctaccagaatgagtttgaccaaactgtgggaggcagtggaagacaggagtgcctggcgtgctctggtccagggcgtcacaaagagtcggacacgactaaacaacaacaagaacttcCAGGGAAGGTGTTTCTTACGGAAGCAGCCACAGGGAGGAGAACGGCACGAGCGCTTCGTCTGGGAGATGAGTTTTGGTTGTGATTTTGCCTTTAGCGAACCTCAGATAACCCACCAGGAAGAAATATCCACCCGGAGCtgcccattggggctggtaggCTGGAAAGcggggaggtcaacagtaggtggcgccagagagccAAAGACAGGCAGAGCCTGCTAATTCTAGCTTtgctcctcccgccccccccaatcttcttccctgctgagtttgacaaggggcaacactgagactgagaGAGCAGAAgctgtaactcagtggcagacctttcatgtcccaggttcaaacccgcCGTTtttgggtagggctgggagagagtccggtctgaaaccctcaagagctgctgccagtcagtgtagacaacgctgagctagatggaccccgtggtgtgactcagtataagggagcttcctatcctgtcagactgaggaggaggagaaagcttaAAGGCAGGGTCACCTCCTGGGCTGGGTGGTAACTAAGCCGGGTGCTGAAGGAGGGCAGGCTTAGGTTGCCCTAATCGACCAGCCTTCAGTGTGTGGGGTCAAATTGAACTCACAGCAGCCCTTATGTATTACAAAAGGCACAAAGCAAAGTGGAACCCTTCTGGAAAAGGTCCTCTCTGCGAGTCTTCAGTGACTCTGAATACCATCCAACTCGACTATGGGAAAACTATCCAGGGAGATGAATCTTCTTTTCCTTGACTCTCCCTGGGTGTTCTAATGGGATTTCAAATCTGGCTATTTGACGTGCTGGAAAGAATCTTTTTTTGTTTTCGTTTCACAAGTTCAGACGACTCCCCACTTACGCGCAGGTTTCGTTCCAGGGCCATGAAATcctctaaacaccctttaaatGCCCCCTGTGCCACACTCTCTTCGAATCCAGACGAATACTGTATCAAAAAATATCAGCaactagagttgaagctctggggctggtTGAAGGCTGGAGGAcgagcaggaaagcagccgctgaTGTGGTCTCCTCTACAGC is from Podarcis muralis chromosome 2, rPodMur119.hap1.1, whole genome shotgun sequence and encodes:
- the LOC114592211 gene encoding uncharacterized protein LOC114592211, whose protein sequence is MKREDQDSVNCMVKTGFGGAGAAPHAPQPKSAREFHLRRPEEQIKQEKDEGKFKTGRWETQWEEFLTTAESPHSSWGTPRLPEEPTPWDDAKAFLASFEQVAEACRWPQEEWVTWLLPALRGEAERAFSRLEGRDREDYGKVKAAILWQDAMRREKQRQHFRCLCYQEAEGPRGAYSRLWELCHGWLKVEKHTKEQILELLVLEQLLTILPREMQSWVREHSPETCAQAVALAEDFLLRQREAEREEKQILMPFVEVAVSFSEAGPASANLKPRELCLETKPGGETVLLDYGQGDESKENKYHLEDLKPMEPSQRRARESFPQDHGEEGAFEDEHRPRGQLADHCLGNAMMDRSISSMLDEEAFHGSLRWQKSDSLSVPEEAFQQGPITHDAQEGSYQCAECGKVLSCKDHLKRHQQIHTRKKKAHQCSYCGKCFRQRSDLVFHERIHTGEKPHKCSACGKNFRCTCQLIIHERTHTREKPYKCSACGKSFSQNANLTVHLRTHTGEKPYKCSVCGKSFIQKSHLVKHERIHTGKKACRCLAWKELPPE